One Coffea eugenioides isolate CCC68of chromosome 2, Ceug_1.0, whole genome shotgun sequence genomic window, TTAGTTGTGGAGACCCATCTCTCGGTGTGCTTTTAAAACTCATTAAATTGTTTCAATTTCCTGCATGATGCTTGAGAGATATTTCGTTCTTCTTCTCAGTTTCTAAGCATACATATCCTAAAGGATATTATTTACACGAGTTCCACATCAATTGCATTCAAGTCAATATCTTCTACACAATATTATGTCGTATTTTATGTTTTGCTTTCTAGATGTTCTGGTAAAGCAATTTGCCAAGGATCTTGCTCAATCTATAGCATTCAAGAGAAGTTGCAGCTGTATAGATGTGATGCAATGCCTTATcattttctctccctctctcttcaATTATACGTCCCTTTGAATTTTGAGCATGAAATATGAGGACCAGAATTGAATGGTACTTAGATATTTTAGATTATTCAGCTTGTGACCTAGAATTGGGGTTACAGAAGATTGTACATTTCAGAGTTTGTAGTTAATAGCAATGCATCTTCTTCCATTGGTAATCTACATGTTTTTCTTTATTCAGCTAATGAGCTAGAGAGTGAAGTTTGACAAAATGTACATCTCAGCGTTTATTTTACCTAACACTTTCCATGCCAAGTTTTTCCAGTTAATGAAGGAAATTTCTAGGTCCTCGTAATTGAAAAACACAAACTGGCAAGTATTGGCCTATTGTGGTGTAGAAAAAGTAAAACTGGATCTGCCAAGTAGAAGGGACAAACAATATTGGAGTTTTGTGATTTAAAGACAAAGGAAAAAAGTGGGATTGGTAACTCTTAGAAAGCAAAcaaaaagcaagaaagaaatGTTGCCTGCCCAAGGAAGTAGGAATCAAGCAGTacctgtgtgtgtgtgtatatatatatatatatatatatagagagagagagcagaAAATGGTGTACCATACTAGCTAGCTGATTTTGTACTTTTTACAGCAAGTCCTTAAGAGGCCATTCATGATTCATCTAATAATTGAGAGAATGAATAGCAAAATCCTACCATATCTGCAGTCAATTACTTGACCAGGACATCTACAATTTTGTGTAAACTATTATTGACAATCCACCTTCTTCCACATGTATGTTAATCTGTGCATGATTCCACTGTCAAACTGGCCAAGTAGAATCCAATAATTCAATTGGTTGAAAAGTTTATTCTTGGTAAAGTAGGAACTGCCAGTAAACCTCTTCAGATGCATGATGTAAGTACGTAGAATTAATTCTTTTCGTAattaaagtaaaagaaattagtTTTGCATTTATAAAAGTGTTAGAGACATCAGACAAGTACCATTGTAACTGTGCTTGACAAGAAAACTGCACCGCAGCATTAAACTTATTCTCACTCCTGACAATAATTTTCTTGATGAAGTAACACAATGTATATGAAGGTAAAAATGTTTAAATCGCCCATGCAAAACACGAGTTTTATTCCAGTATTTTGTGTATTCGAACACGAAAAGAATACGTCTTGTACATCACTCATTTTTGTTCAAGCTTTCCAGTTTTCACATCATCTTTGTATTACAAGACTActaaatttatttcttttcctttttgcatTAGGTATCCGTTAGTGTTTTAGTGACTTTAAATGCTGCTTCATTTTGCCCTAAGGCATTTGCACTTCAACTTCTGTTGTCTAAATGAAGAGTTTATTGGACTTTATCGATCAGAATCATGAAGCAGGTATACAAGCAAGCTGCCTACTAGATCTAGTGGTCAATTTCATGAATGTAAATACTAtgacatttttaacaaattatTCTCATCCTCTTTATCCGAGAacctaaaaaattttagaaggttcagattaaaaaaaaaaaagagaaaaacaagaagaaaagaatttaaCATAATTGACATGGAATCACTATTAAGAAATTAATATAGGCTCACAATAATAATATCCTATTAGGATgttaacaaaaacaaaacaagaaaaaaatatcTATCTATAAGTTTTGCATCTTCAGCGTCTGCAAATTGAAATGTTTAAGTATGGGATAATTAATGACCTTGTGGATACAGATGCCTAGTGTCCGTAAGATTAATGACGAGAAAGAGAAACTTGTGGAATGGAAATCAAGAAATATATTGATTGATTTAATGGTGAGACAGTACATTTTTCTTAAAGCAAGTGGCAACACCATGTTATACTCATACACTTTGATTAGCCAGATTTAATGTCCACAGCCATCTAAAATCGcatgtaattaaaaaaaatcccgTGTAATTAATACCTATGGGTGATGGATACACTTCTCAAATGACAATTTCATCAGAAATAAATTCTGCAATGTGATTTTATCATTTTCATCATATTTAACACGTGAAGTCTCATTTTTTGACTAATCCTCAAGATAAGACTTTGAGAGCAATACAGATTCCCAACAGTCATTTTCATAGTTATTGGGAGTATTCAATAATGCTTTTAGACAATAAGAAAAAGATTTTTCTGCTAGCAATTCTCTTCTATAAATAGAGAACTCGCATGTTGCTATAGTGCAGTATAGATAGGGTGCATAGAAACATTAATTTAGCAGCAATGGTTGCAAGAAGCCTCCTCTTCGTCTTCCTCCTTGCTCATTATTTAGGTCATAGCTATGCAGCAACACCAAGTCATTATTCCAGACCTCCATTCAACAGAAGTAGTTTCCCAGATGACTTTCTTTTTGGAGCAGCTACTGCTGCTTATCAGGTATACACTGGTTAACCTAGACGCTTGGAAAGTAAAATGCATTTATTATGGTAGAAATGCCTATTCAAGAAACCAAATTTTCCCGACCCTTTTGCCCTTGGGTTCTGTTTCTAAGATTAATCCTtcataaattttcttttcttctttgacaAAACAGAAGCAGGGTTTTCTTGATGGCTACTGGCTATAATTTGAATTTTGTGTTCTAATAAGTTATACAAACTTGTCAaattctttgtttttgtttaaatcttgttttttttttttaatcagatTGAGGGAGGAGCTTATGAAGGAGGGAAGGGACCTAGTATATGGGACAATTTTACTCACACGCATCCAGGTTAAATCAACATCCATCTAATTTTTCCTGCATTCATCAATCTAGTTTTTAAAATTACCATGAAGCCCCAAGTTACTTGTTCATTGAACAGGTAATTCGTCAAGAACACAAGAATGTTAAGTCATATAGCTTAACAAAGGCATGAATGACCCTTGGAAGCAAActagaaaatatagaaaatgacAAGGAATAGACTAATTTGCATTTAACTTTTACCACAATTCcacttaaaagaaaaaaaaatcccaactGTTTGATGGTAATCGATTAATCATGGTCACCAACCACAAATAATCACCAAGAAATTTGCAACTCTTGTCTCTCGCCCGTAACATTTATTGCCAATTTCTTCCGAAAAATTACTGGTGCAATAGCATGTAAAGAATAGTTTACCTATCATGGTAAGTCTAATTAATTATAACAAATGATAACTGACATTAATTAACTGTTCTGCATAGTTAATTCTGAAGCAAAATTTCACGTGCCATGATTGCCATCTTTATCACCGTCATACTTAGTGATTGTGACTATTTTGCTAGCAATGGAAAGGCCAATACGAGTACTACTCCCTTGATTTCTACCTTTCTTGTTGAAAATCAATTGACTCTTTTTAGCAGATAGGAAATTatttaaagggataatttcagatacctcccttgaggtttctaacaattacACTTAAATTCcctctaaaattaaaaaatacacttacctcccctatGTGATAGATGTAACAACATGTTAGCTCCAAAAGCCTCCTAATGACCAACTTGCCTTGAAAATGTTGTGGCTAATATTATTGCAAAAatgtgagaaaaaaaattgcctacaacaataatattttttttatttgcttcttGGCGCAAgcatctgcaaaaaaaaaatttgattttgtcATTTCTCAACTGTTATGTTGAGAagcaaaattgattttattattccTCAACTGCCATAGGGAGGAAGAATGCCAAGAGTTAAAAATagcattcatttttttttacacttTATCCATCTTATATACTGCCAAAATAAAGCCGTTGCAACTTGTCCAACTCTTCTTGCTTTTAACAGTCAAAAGTGCAGAATTGTATATATATTCTTTGTTGTACTGACAGGATCCCTactattttcatattttttgctcttttttaattaatttttataaacAAAGTGGTAAATGTTTCGTTCAGAATATAAAGAGGGTAAAGTTGGCAAAAACTTGTATGTCAATACATTTTTTCCACTTTTTAAACTTTCTTTTAGTGACAGGGGGTGCAATATTTATCAAATATGTCCGTCAAAGGGAGGTGagtgtaatttttaattttagagGATATTTAAGTGCAATTGTCAGAAACATCAAGGTAagtatctgaaattatcccttatttaAAAGCTTTTACAGCTGATTCAATAGTCAATATTGCCAGCATCAAGAACGGTTTTTTGAAAGGAGCGGCAGTGCCCACGTACATAATCCTTATTCAGTTGTTTTATAAtacttaaattattttttaaagatTATTAACTCAAAAACAAACTTGCAAAAACAAATGTAAAATGTTTGATCTTGAAGAACTAGCATCAACTTTTGATACTTGTATTAGCATCTGACGAATCAGTATAACAAGAAATTTTTCCCTTACAAAATGGTTTTCTACGTAGATGAAAATCGGATAAACTGATCGACAcgaactttcttttttaaaaaattatctgAACAAAAAAAATTGTGCATTTTAGCAAAATTTTTAGGCAAGAAAATTGTCAGATTGAGACCATACCTTAACCTTAACAATGCCAGCCGGGCCAAAAAATTCTCATTTTAAAAGTGCTCGACCCGGCTGGATGATATTTCACTATTCAGTCAAGATTGTCCTCTGTTAGGacatcacttttttttttttggtttaaatttCCCATATACTTCGATAGCTACATATATTAGCTACAAAACAATAAATCCTGAGCCCACCAGCCAGCTCCCTTTGTGCTTGTTTACAAATCACTAATTCATGCTAAGaaagattaattttttctttttcaatactaggaaaaaaataattattacaaGATTGATGATAGAAGCAGTCCTTTGTTTCCTACCAGAATTATCCCTATAAAATCTAGTATAGAAATCTAATGTAAGTCTGATTGGCACATCAACTCTTAGAAGAAATTAAAGAATGAGTTACCTTAATAGTTTGTCATGACCATAATTTTTTCTTGCAACTAGCTATGTTTCTTGTCACAATCAAAAGATTGAATTCTTATAATTACAGCAATAGAGACATTCTTAAAAGGTCTAGACTGtcaaatttcctttctttttgacCAGCCTTTTATTGGTGACATTTGacaatcaatttttttatttgtcaattTTCTTAAACATTTACAGAGAAAATATGGGATCATTCCAATGGAGATGTAGCTATCGATTTTTATCACCGCTATAAGGTGAGTACTTATttcttactcttttttttttttttttaaactcttcTCTTATTGTTGCTCAAAAAgaggaaggaaaaaagaaaaaaaatctgtttcttttttctaatgGATTAGCAGTGAGATACACACCAGGAGCACAGCTGCACTTACTTAAAAAAGGATATTCAAACAGAAATGCAGCTATTAACAGAAACTAAATGTTTGTGCAGCACTTTTTTtctttacaattttttttttgtttctatcTCTatacttttccattttttttaacgAAATAAATCATATGGTAATATTCCAGGAAGACATCCGTCTAGTCAAGAATATGGGCATGGACGCTTTTAGATTTTCCCTCGCGTGGACCAGAATTGTACCAAGTAAGAATTACCTTTCATgcataattatatttttttaacccTATCAGTCCTTGCACACTGTGAAGAAACCAGTCAATTACAAAATCTGCAGACAAGAAAAAAGTTTTTAATGAGAAGTAGAAGAGAGACATTTCAGTTGAAACAACAATTAATCATTATCACCTTTCGCTGTTCCCAAACTCTTGTACTacacataaaaatatgaagcaaGTAGAAATGCTATTACAAGAAAATCCCATGAGCTGGGAAGATAATTAATTAATCTTTGGTTTCTTGGTCTCAAACCAAGTTAAATTGTTTCTCTTGTAGCTGGGAAGATAAGCGAAGGCGTGAATCAAGAAGGTATCAAGTTCTACAATAACGTGATTAATGAAGTTATCGCACTGGGTAATCATTTTTACTTAGCCTGTACGATTTTCTCTTGTATTTTGCTTTTACCTAGTGGAATAACCTACAATATAACCAATCGATCATACCATCTATTCAATGTGCAGGATTAAAACCCTTTGTCACACTTTTTCATTGGGATACTCCCCAAGGTCTTGAAGATGAATATAAAGGATGGCTACATCCCCACATTGTGTAAGTTCTGATGTTATAGTTATAGGAGCCTCAAACATTAAAGCCATTATCAGAATCTGCAATGTGCATAGTACAGGGACCATTTCTGGTTGAAAACAGCAATAGATGCTTATCAGTACTAATTGGGACCATGTACGGGGACTACTTATTATGGATTTATACATTGATTTATTTGGGGACCATTTTAATTTTCAGGGAGGATTATAAAGACTACGTAGACATCTGCTTCAAAGAATTTGGCGATCGAGTGAAGCATTGGATTACCTTGAATGAGCCAATATCTTTTAGCATGTATGCATATACAACAGGGACATATGCACCTGGTCGATGCTCGGTTTATGCAGGAAATTGCACAAATGGAAATTCTGGAAAAGAGCCTTATATTGTAGCACACCACTTACTTCTTGCTCATGCTACTGCAGCTAAATTGTACAAGGAAAACTATCAGGTTAGAAATTCTAtattaaccaaaatcttcaCGCAACtacttacccaaaaaaaaaaaaaaaaaaaaaaattcacccaATTGCAAAATCTCCCCTGCCTCTCCCCGCTTCTTAAGTCCCATTCCTCCcctgctgaaaaaaaaaattaaaagaaaaatcataaaaaaactGCAAAAACCTATATTAGCTATTCATTTTCACCTATGTATGCATGTTTTCAGAAGTCTCAAAAAGGACAGATTGGAGTCACCTATGCAACTCATTGGTTTTTGCCAAAGATTAAGACACCAGAAGGCCTCAAGGCCCCATATAGGGCCCTTGATTTCATGTTAGGGTGGTAAGTGTTGGTTGTTTAAGTTTCATAATTGTGGTCCCATCTTCGACTAAGACTCATTCAATTACCTGTAAAGCCTTAAGTAGATGTCagtttaatttttagttttcagTATCTCATTAAAGTTGAAGTGTTGGTTCTCCTAATTGTCAATTTAATAATTGAAGCCCAGTTTTGCGGTTAGGATAATTCTAGTgtgtaaaatttgaaataattaaacTTGTGATGACACTTAGAAATTTATATGCGGCAATTAATCTCCTTAAGTAGAATCAttccaagtttttttttttcatgagtATAATTATCTAAGTATATATGTACAGTAGAATCAGTTATAAGAATTTAAAAATTTCCCTTTGCAAATATGGTTTGCTTTTACAATTAATGTACCTTTgcaaaaattgatgtttttcAGGTTTTTGCATCCAATTACATACGGAAATTACCCACCAAGCATGAGAACAATAATTGGGAATCGACTACCAACATTCACAGCAGCTCAATCCAAGATGCTAATTGAGTCAATTGACTTCTTAGGGATGAACT contains:
- the LOC113763700 gene encoding beta-glucosidase 13-like — its product is MVARSLLFVFLLAHYLGHSYAATPSHYSRPPFNRSSFPDDFLFGAATAAYQIEGGAYEGGKGPSIWDNFTHTHPEKIWDHSNGDVAIDFYHRYKEDIRLVKNMGMDAFRFSLAWTRIVPTGKISEGVNQEGIKFYNNVINEVIALGLKPFVTLFHWDTPQGLEDEYKGWLHPHIVEDYKDYVDICFKEFGDRVKHWITLNEPISFSMYAYTTGTYAPGRCSVYAGNCTNGNSGKEPYIVAHHLLLAHATAAKLYKENYQKSQKGQIGVTYATHWFLPKIKTPEGLKAPYRALDFMLGWFLHPITYGNYPPSMRTIIGNRLPTFTAAQSKMLIESIDFLGMNYYTSNYASPALTFNRVNLSYMSDNHLILSTDIDGVPIGQPTGLNWLFICPKGIRSLVLYIKEKYKNPPIFITENGLAESRNDSIPREVALKDVIRIKYHESHLWYLQKAIKEGANVKGYFAWSFIDDYEWDAGFTLRFGLNYVDYKEGMKRFPKLSALWFKKFLRKPSK